One genomic region from Bombus terrestris chromosome 15, iyBomTerr1.2, whole genome shotgun sequence encodes:
- the LOC100645656 gene encoding mushroom body large-type Kenyon cell-specific protein 1 isoform X6 — translation MGRRRWKQYQDTLYSGTRSSESVTAQPHHRLYPAFSSSCDPVVPGNLEQIGSRPLHPASSSLPTTITTTTTVPPAITTTTAATTATTTGPIKQESLQRHHLQNHHHLQPSAVQDHHRHYQQQQQQQQQRQQRQQEDRRLRTDEIKVEVGEDEFANGVAREESATKTADTSTTTTVTTGTTTTSTTTTGTSILATSTATGTIATITTPNTTAVMTTGTTTIATRRRRKRRQNDGEATDDREDDEENEEEEDGRGQAEVEKRLKLDEDADRPVSPLRRENDRGSRDYPTANATDTEGTKERTEEVALERTPVTQGSLRVKTEEELQGVPSSGGGPTILTTPTPDSDAIRSGLPCREVEAAARNAVPPFLIGSRRTSPPPEDWKPLDKCYFCLDGKLPHDDQPPLSPQSDSSSSSRSAESPMSVQVDPMAASVVAAALTGTYPTLLPQWCLPPREAPLVGVQPHQDSATPADQPLDLSAKPKNSQDNNISLLEQQKIPLRMTAGIDPKSIFNSCYRAKPRMTGPVAAVAAAAAAAAGVGGVPVVGAGGGRRAYTEEELQAALRDIQSGKLGTRRAAVIYGIPRSTLRNKVYKLAMERERDASLSSTHSHPHEPGAPATTTTTITTTTTTTTTTTTTTPPNTTQNASATTPPPQVDEFNTRPLGLGEVARLEVDDKELSGAEEEKEVEKALLKPLLSLEDLVRFSALEGSGGDSLRTLLQRGHETGAEWPGLEHANIGPYIQKMLAAAAPFKGMETQDYRIPEVMRRLMSEDKRLNKSVNGDQSQPPHQQLHHHQPHSTHPQAQAQSQTQQQQQRGPMTNDDFNPNIEEEASDSAQGRAILKIPSYKPASTPGCSSKNGEPTSAAFAQGFAAATAASSPGLLERASPAFSGTSSPTNSLVGKTVAVNFRDVIAKSISVKFQEGQTVATAGMPGCQPAGVVQPQQAIMTDPSPFKRGRYTPPQPASQQAQSQAKPQAQEANKPKPATGGKGTRPKRGKYRNYDRDSLVEAVRAVQRGEMSVHRAGSYYGVPHSTLEYKVKERHLMRPRKRDQKQSDDKTKETSAVAAAAAAANIRPGTADKKPQLKPQKPFTSPGGIPGPNGIKMPPFIEGMPHLPFTPFNFWSPPPFMPSPFMAGAPNVPTILPEQYFATSRIRGLQEQQRNAAMVQQQQQHQQRDRDGIGVAAGTAESPGTSNSRSTPMSKAPREVSESLYDGSGANGSFLDNLIRSSLETGIPRDQRAMTDARNQQQSSSQQQLPESMRGKTLIDQLCRNSRRTPVSRLAQDSSEDESYRGPPSTTGRPIPERPERVPTVDLSPSPSERGRNDDGSDRLTSPPTPLSISRAGSRDEDSTRDSRIDRSSREREVHNGGQEDRDRKTLTIQQPQQQQQLNHYPDLHNLYAVSTEKKSACDSKLIVDHSSQKTQQQQQQQPQQQQQQQPQQQQKEYDAVSGLVVQLQRGYNIGNSRSGEQTNSQQSTEQRGSVISMEDSVEQ, via the exons ATGGGCCGTAGGAGATGGAAGCAATATCAGGACACCCTGTACAGCGGTACTCGCAGCAGCGAATCAGTGACGGCACAGCCCCACCACCGGCTCTACCCGGCGTTCTCGTCGTCCTGCGACCCGGTGGTGCCCGGGAATTTGGAACAAATTGGGTCGCGTCCGCTTCATCCTGCGTCCTCCTCGTTACCTACAACGataacgacgacaacgacggtGCCACCGGCGATTACGACGACGACAGCGGcaacgacggcgacgacgacgggCCCGATCAAGCAGGAGAGCCTGCAAAGGCATCACCTGCAGAACCACCATCACCTACAGCCCTCCGCCGTTCAAGATCACCACCGTCACTatcagcagcaacaacagcaacagcagcaacgaCAACAACGGCAACAAGAAGACCGTCGCCTAAGGACAGACGAGATCAAAGTCGAGGTCGGCGAGGACGAGTTCGCGAACGGTGTCGCCCGAGAGGAATCGGCTACGAAGACCGCGGATACGTCGACGACGACCACGGTAACGACGGGCACGACGACCACGTCGACGACGACAACGGGAACGAGCATACTTGCTACCAGTACCGCGACCGGCACGATCGCGACGATCACCACGCCGAACACCACCGCTGTTATGACCACGGGAACCACGACGATCGCGACGAGGCGGCGACGCAAACGCCGGCAGAACGACGGAGAGGCCACCGACGACAGAGAGGACGACGAAGAGAACGAGGAAGAGGAGGATGGAAGGGGGCAGGCCGAAGTGGAAAAACGGCTGAAGCTCGACGAAGACGCCGACAGGCCCGTCAGTCCTCTGAGAAGGGAGAACGATCGAGGATCTCGGGATTATCCGACTGCCAACGCTACAGATACGGAAGGGACCAAG GAACGAACGGAAGAAGTCGCGTTGGAGCGGACACCGGTGACGCAGGGTTCATTGAGAGTGAAAACGGAGGAGGAGTTACAAGGAGTGCCGAGTTCTGGAGGCGGTCCAACGATATTGACGACACCGACGCCGGATTCGGATGCGATCAGGTCAGGGTTGCCGTGTCGGGAGGTTGAAGCAGCCGCTAGAAACGCGGTACCGCCGTTTCTTATTGGAAGCCGACGCACCAGCCCACCGCCAGAAGACTGGAAGCCGCTAGACAAATGTTACTTTTGCCTGGACGGCAAGCTACCGCACGATGATCAACCACCTCTC AGTCCGCAGAGCGACAGTAGCAGCAGCTCGCGATCGGCCGAGTCACCGATGTCGGTCCAGGTGGACCCGATGGCGGCGTCCGTGGTCGCCGCGGCTCTCACCGGTACCTACCCTACCTTACTGCCTCAGTGGTGTCTGCCACCAAGGGAGGCGCCTCTCGTTGGGGTGCAGCCTCATCAGGACAGTGCAACGCCAGCCGACCAACCTCTCGACCTCTCGGCCAAACCGAAAAATTCTCAG GATAACAACATATCTCTATTGGAACAACAGAAAATACCTCTGAGGATGACAGCAGGTATCGACCCCAAGAGTATCTTTAA TTCTTGTTATCGTGCAAAACCACGTATGACCGGGCCAGTGGCGGCCGTGGCGGCGGCAGCAGCAGCTGCGGCAGGCGTCGGTGGTGTCCCCGTGGTGGGTGCCGGGGGTGGCCGGAGGGCCTACACCGAGGAGGAACTGCAAGCCGCTCTCAGGGATATCCAGAGTGGCAAGCTCGGCACACGAAGGGCGGCCGTGATCTACGGGATACCGCGTAGCACCCTGCGCAACAAGGTCTACAAGCTTGCGATGGAACGCGAAAGGGACGCGTCCCTGTCTAGCACCCACTCACACCCTCACGAGCCCGGCGCCCcagccaccaccaccaccaccatcaccaccaccaccaccactactactactactacaactACAACACCACCAAATACGACCCAAAACGCCTCCGCGACCACTCCGCCCCCGCAAGTGGATGAG TTTAACACACGGCCGCTTGGTCTTGGCGAGGTTGCAAGACTCGAG GTGGACGACAAAGAACTGTCCGGAGcggaagaggagaaagaagtGGAGAAAGCTCTGCTGAAGCCACTGTTGTCCTTGGAAGACCTTGTCAGGTTTTCCGCCCTCGAAGGAAGCGGCGGTGATTCCCTCAGAACGTTGCTACAACGAGGACACGAGACGGGAGCCGAGTGGCCAGGGCTCGAACACGCCAACATCGGCCCGTACATTCAAAAGATGCTTGCAGCAGCTGCGCCATTTAAAG GCATGGAGACGCAAGACTATCGCATTCCAGAGGTGATGAGAAGGCTGATGAGCGAAGACAAGAGGCTAAACAAAAGCGTAAACGGGGACCAGTCGCAGCCACCGCATCAGCAGCTCCATCACCATCAACCGCACTCGACGCACCCGCAAGCTCAGGCACAGTCGCAGacgcagcagcagcagcaacgtGGCCCGATGACGAACGACGACTTCAACCCAAACATCGAGGAAGAGGCGAGCGACAGTGCTCAAGGCAGAGCGATCCTCAAGATTCCGTCCTACAAGCCCGCGAGCACGCCTGGATGTTCGAGCAAAAACGGCGAGCCAACGTCGGCCGCATTCGCGCAAGGATTCGCGGCCGCGACAGCAGCCTCGAGTCCGGGTCTCCTGGAACGAGCGAGTCCAGCGTTCTCCGGTACCAGTAGCCCAACCAACTCGTTGGTGGGGAAAACGGTAGCCGTGAATTTCCGCGACGTGATCGCGAAAAGCATCAGCGTCAAATTCCAAGAGGGTCAAACGGTCGCGACAGCCGGAATGCCCGGATGTCAACCGGCCGGAGTGGTACAGCCGCAGCAAGCGATAATGACGGATCCAAGTCCGTTCAAAAGAGGCAGATACACACCGCCTCAGCCGGCGTCGCAGCAAGCCCAGTCGCAGGCGAAACCGCAGGCCCAAGAAGCGAACAAACCGAAACCAGCTACCGGTGGCAAAGGAACCAGACCGAAACGCGGAAAGTATAGGAACTACGACAGGGATAGTCTGGTGGAGGCTGTGCGCGCGGTTCAGCGGGGTGAAATGAGCGTGCATCGTGCAGGCAGCTATTACGGAGTACCACACTCCACCCTCGAGTACAAAGTTAAGGAACGGCACCTGATGAGGCCAAGGAAGAG GGACCAGAAGCAGTCGgacgataaaacgaaagagaccTCAGCCGTGGCAGCGGCGGCAGCAGCCGCGAACATACGACCAGGTACGGCGGACAAGAAACCACAATTAAAGCCACAGAAACCGTTCACGTCACCGGGCGGTATCCCAGGACCCAACGGGATCAAGATGCCGCCGTTCATAGAAGGCATGCCTCATTTGCCATTCACGCCGTTCAATTTCTGGAGTCCGCCGCCGTTCATGCCATCGCCGTTCATGGCAGGAGCGCCGAACGTTCCAACGATCCTACCGGAACAGTACTTCGCGACGAGTAGGATCCGTGGTCTGCAGGAACAACAAAGAAACGCGGCCATGgtgcagcaacaacaacaacaccaACAACGAGACAGGGACGGGATAGGCGTCGCTGCTGGCACCGCTGAATCACCTGGAACCTCGAATTCTCGTAGCACGCCGATGAGCAAAGCACCGCGGGAGGTATCCGAGAGCTTGTACGATGGTTCGGGAGCGAACGGCAGTTTCTTGGACAATTTGATCAGGTCGAGCCTCGAGACGGGAATTCCAAGGGACCAGAGGGCAATGACCGACGCGAGGAACCAACAGCAGTCGTCCTCGCAGCAACAACTCCCGGAATCGATGAGGGGCAAAACGTTGATCGATCAACTGTGCAGAAACTCGAGGAGAACGCCGGTGTCGAGGCTGGCTCAGGATAGCAGCGAGGACGAGAGCTACAGGGGACCACCATCGACAACCGGTAGGCCGATCCCGGAAAGACCGGAACGCGTGCCCACCGTCGACCTTAGCCCGTCACCGTCGGAACGTGGCCGGAACGACGACGGCAGCGATCGACTCACGTCGCCGCCGACACCTCTCTCGATCTCAAGGGCCGGAAGCAGAGACGAGGACAGTACCCGGGACTCGAGGATCGATCGTAGCAGCAGGGAACGAGAGGTTCACAACGGTGGACAGGAAGACCGCGATAGAAAGACTCTGACCATTCAGCAGccgcaacagcagcagcagctgAATCACTACCCGGACTTACACAATCTCTACGCCGTATCAACTGAGAAAAAAAGTGCCTGTGATAGTAAGCTTATAGTAGATCATTCGAGCCAGAAGActcaacagcagcagcagcagcaaccgcagcaacaacaacagcagcagccaCAACAGCAGCAAAAGGAATACGATGCGGTGAGCGGACTGGTTGTGCAACTGCAGCGGGGCTACAACATCGGGAACAGCAGGTCCGGCGAGCAGACCAACAGCCAGCAATCGACGGAGCAACGTGGATCCGTTATCAGCATGGAAGACTCCGTTGAGCAGTAG
- the LOC100645656 gene encoding mushroom body large-type Kenyon cell-specific protein 1 isoform X1 — protein sequence MALYQTTRRLDIQCLERVAEELMGRRRWKQYQDTLYSGTRSSESVTAQPHHRLYPAFSSSCDPVVPGNLEQIGSRPLHPASSSLPTTITTTTTVPPAITTTTAATTATTTGPIKQESLQRHHLQNHHHLQPSAVQDHHRHYQQQQQQQQQRQQRQQEDRRLRTDEIKVEVGEDEFANGVAREESATKTADTSTTTTVTTGTTTTSTTTTGTSILATSTATGTIATITTPNTTAVMTTGTTTIATRRRRKRRQNDGEATDDREDDEENEEEEDGRGQAEVEKRLKLDEDADRPVSPLRRENDRGSRDYPTANATDTEGTKERTEEVALERTPVTQGSLRVKTEEELQGVPSSGGGPTILTTPTPDSDAIRSGLPCREVEAAARNAVPPFLIGSRRTSPPPEDWKPLDKCYFCLDGKLPHDDQPPLSPQSDSSSSSRSAESPMSVQVDPMAASVVAAALTGTYPTLLPQWCLPPREAPLVGVQPHQDSATPADQPLDLSAKPKNSQDNNISLLEQQKIPLRMTAGIDPKSIFNSCYRAKPRMTGPVAAVAAAAAAAAGVGGVPVVGAGGGRRAYTEEELQAALRDIQSGKLGTRRAAVIYGIPRSTLRNKVYKLAMERERDASLSSTHSHPHEPGAPATTTTTITTTTTTTTTTTTTTPPNTTQNASATTPPPQVDEFNTRPLGLGEVARLEVDDKELSGAEEEKEVEKALLKPLLSLEDLVRFSALEGSGGDSLRTLLQRGHETGAEWPGLEHANIGPYIQKMLAAAAPFKGMETQDYRIPEVMRRLMSEDKRLNKSVNGDQSQPPHQQLHHHQPHSTHPQAQAQSQTQQQQQRGPMTNDDFNPNIEEEASDSAQGRAILKIPSYKPASTPGCSSKNGEPTSAAFAQGFAAATAASSPGLLERASPAFSGTSSPTNSLVGKTVAVNFRDVIAKSISVKFQEGQTVATAGMPGCQPAGVVQPQQAIMTDPSPFKRGRYTPPQPASQQAQSQAKPQAQEANKPKPATGGKGTRPKRGKYRNYDRDSLVEAVRAVQRGEMSVHRAGSYYGVPHSTLEYKVKERHLMRPRKRDQKQSDDKTKETSAVAAAAAAANIRPGTADKKPQLKPQKPFTSPGGIPGPNGIKMPPFIEGMPHLPFTPFNFWSPPPFMPSPFMAGAPNVPTILPEQYFATSRIRGLQEQQRNAAMVQQQQQHQQRDRDGIGVAAGTAESPGTSNSRSTPMSKAPREVSESLYDGSGANGSFLDNLIRSSLETGIPRDQRAMTDARNQQQSSSQQQLPESMRGKTLIDQLCRNSRRTPVSRLAQDSSEDESYRGPPSTTGRPIPERPERVPTVDLSPSPSERGRNDDGSDRLTSPPTPLSISRAGSRDEDSTRDSRIDRSSREREVHNGGQEDRDRKTLTIQQPQQQQQLNHYPDLHNLYAVSTEKKSACDSKLIVDHSSQKTQQQQQQQPQQQQQQQPQQQQKEYDAVSGLVVQLQRGYNIGNSRSGEQTNSQQSTEQRGSVISMEDSVEQ from the exons ATGGCACTCTATCAAACGACCCGACGACTCGATATTCAAT GTCTGGAACGGGTAGCGGAGGAGTTGATGGGCCGTAGGAGATGGAAGCAATATCAGGACACCCTGTACAGCGGTACTCGCAGCAGCGAATCAGTGACGGCACAGCCCCACCACCGGCTCTACCCGGCGTTCTCGTCGTCCTGCGACCCGGTGGTGCCCGGGAATTTGGAACAAATTGGGTCGCGTCCGCTTCATCCTGCGTCCTCCTCGTTACCTACAACGataacgacgacaacgacggtGCCACCGGCGATTACGACGACGACAGCGGcaacgacggcgacgacgacgggCCCGATCAAGCAGGAGAGCCTGCAAAGGCATCACCTGCAGAACCACCATCACCTACAGCCCTCCGCCGTTCAAGATCACCACCGTCACTatcagcagcaacaacagcaacagcagcaacgaCAACAACGGCAACAAGAAGACCGTCGCCTAAGGACAGACGAGATCAAAGTCGAGGTCGGCGAGGACGAGTTCGCGAACGGTGTCGCCCGAGAGGAATCGGCTACGAAGACCGCGGATACGTCGACGACGACCACGGTAACGACGGGCACGACGACCACGTCGACGACGACAACGGGAACGAGCATACTTGCTACCAGTACCGCGACCGGCACGATCGCGACGATCACCACGCCGAACACCACCGCTGTTATGACCACGGGAACCACGACGATCGCGACGAGGCGGCGACGCAAACGCCGGCAGAACGACGGAGAGGCCACCGACGACAGAGAGGACGACGAAGAGAACGAGGAAGAGGAGGATGGAAGGGGGCAGGCCGAAGTGGAAAAACGGCTGAAGCTCGACGAAGACGCCGACAGGCCCGTCAGTCCTCTGAGAAGGGAGAACGATCGAGGATCTCGGGATTATCCGACTGCCAACGCTACAGATACGGAAGGGACCAAG GAACGAACGGAAGAAGTCGCGTTGGAGCGGACACCGGTGACGCAGGGTTCATTGAGAGTGAAAACGGAGGAGGAGTTACAAGGAGTGCCGAGTTCTGGAGGCGGTCCAACGATATTGACGACACCGACGCCGGATTCGGATGCGATCAGGTCAGGGTTGCCGTGTCGGGAGGTTGAAGCAGCCGCTAGAAACGCGGTACCGCCGTTTCTTATTGGAAGCCGACGCACCAGCCCACCGCCAGAAGACTGGAAGCCGCTAGACAAATGTTACTTTTGCCTGGACGGCAAGCTACCGCACGATGATCAACCACCTCTC AGTCCGCAGAGCGACAGTAGCAGCAGCTCGCGATCGGCCGAGTCACCGATGTCGGTCCAGGTGGACCCGATGGCGGCGTCCGTGGTCGCCGCGGCTCTCACCGGTACCTACCCTACCTTACTGCCTCAGTGGTGTCTGCCACCAAGGGAGGCGCCTCTCGTTGGGGTGCAGCCTCATCAGGACAGTGCAACGCCAGCCGACCAACCTCTCGACCTCTCGGCCAAACCGAAAAATTCTCAG GATAACAACATATCTCTATTGGAACAACAGAAAATACCTCTGAGGATGACAGCAGGTATCGACCCCAAGAGTATCTTTAA TTCTTGTTATCGTGCAAAACCACGTATGACCGGGCCAGTGGCGGCCGTGGCGGCGGCAGCAGCAGCTGCGGCAGGCGTCGGTGGTGTCCCCGTGGTGGGTGCCGGGGGTGGCCGGAGGGCCTACACCGAGGAGGAACTGCAAGCCGCTCTCAGGGATATCCAGAGTGGCAAGCTCGGCACACGAAGGGCGGCCGTGATCTACGGGATACCGCGTAGCACCCTGCGCAACAAGGTCTACAAGCTTGCGATGGAACGCGAAAGGGACGCGTCCCTGTCTAGCACCCACTCACACCCTCACGAGCCCGGCGCCCcagccaccaccaccaccaccatcaccaccaccaccaccactactactactactacaactACAACACCACCAAATACGACCCAAAACGCCTCCGCGACCACTCCGCCCCCGCAAGTGGATGAG TTTAACACACGGCCGCTTGGTCTTGGCGAGGTTGCAAGACTCGAG GTGGACGACAAAGAACTGTCCGGAGcggaagaggagaaagaagtGGAGAAAGCTCTGCTGAAGCCACTGTTGTCCTTGGAAGACCTTGTCAGGTTTTCCGCCCTCGAAGGAAGCGGCGGTGATTCCCTCAGAACGTTGCTACAACGAGGACACGAGACGGGAGCCGAGTGGCCAGGGCTCGAACACGCCAACATCGGCCCGTACATTCAAAAGATGCTTGCAGCAGCTGCGCCATTTAAAG GCATGGAGACGCAAGACTATCGCATTCCAGAGGTGATGAGAAGGCTGATGAGCGAAGACAAGAGGCTAAACAAAAGCGTAAACGGGGACCAGTCGCAGCCACCGCATCAGCAGCTCCATCACCATCAACCGCACTCGACGCACCCGCAAGCTCAGGCACAGTCGCAGacgcagcagcagcagcaacgtGGCCCGATGACGAACGACGACTTCAACCCAAACATCGAGGAAGAGGCGAGCGACAGTGCTCAAGGCAGAGCGATCCTCAAGATTCCGTCCTACAAGCCCGCGAGCACGCCTGGATGTTCGAGCAAAAACGGCGAGCCAACGTCGGCCGCATTCGCGCAAGGATTCGCGGCCGCGACAGCAGCCTCGAGTCCGGGTCTCCTGGAACGAGCGAGTCCAGCGTTCTCCGGTACCAGTAGCCCAACCAACTCGTTGGTGGGGAAAACGGTAGCCGTGAATTTCCGCGACGTGATCGCGAAAAGCATCAGCGTCAAATTCCAAGAGGGTCAAACGGTCGCGACAGCCGGAATGCCCGGATGTCAACCGGCCGGAGTGGTACAGCCGCAGCAAGCGATAATGACGGATCCAAGTCCGTTCAAAAGAGGCAGATACACACCGCCTCAGCCGGCGTCGCAGCAAGCCCAGTCGCAGGCGAAACCGCAGGCCCAAGAAGCGAACAAACCGAAACCAGCTACCGGTGGCAAAGGAACCAGACCGAAACGCGGAAAGTATAGGAACTACGACAGGGATAGTCTGGTGGAGGCTGTGCGCGCGGTTCAGCGGGGTGAAATGAGCGTGCATCGTGCAGGCAGCTATTACGGAGTACCACACTCCACCCTCGAGTACAAAGTTAAGGAACGGCACCTGATGAGGCCAAGGAAGAG GGACCAGAAGCAGTCGgacgataaaacgaaagagaccTCAGCCGTGGCAGCGGCGGCAGCAGCCGCGAACATACGACCAGGTACGGCGGACAAGAAACCACAATTAAAGCCACAGAAACCGTTCACGTCACCGGGCGGTATCCCAGGACCCAACGGGATCAAGATGCCGCCGTTCATAGAAGGCATGCCTCATTTGCCATTCACGCCGTTCAATTTCTGGAGTCCGCCGCCGTTCATGCCATCGCCGTTCATGGCAGGAGCGCCGAACGTTCCAACGATCCTACCGGAACAGTACTTCGCGACGAGTAGGATCCGTGGTCTGCAGGAACAACAAAGAAACGCGGCCATGgtgcagcaacaacaacaacaccaACAACGAGACAGGGACGGGATAGGCGTCGCTGCTGGCACCGCTGAATCACCTGGAACCTCGAATTCTCGTAGCACGCCGATGAGCAAAGCACCGCGGGAGGTATCCGAGAGCTTGTACGATGGTTCGGGAGCGAACGGCAGTTTCTTGGACAATTTGATCAGGTCGAGCCTCGAGACGGGAATTCCAAGGGACCAGAGGGCAATGACCGACGCGAGGAACCAACAGCAGTCGTCCTCGCAGCAACAACTCCCGGAATCGATGAGGGGCAAAACGTTGATCGATCAACTGTGCAGAAACTCGAGGAGAACGCCGGTGTCGAGGCTGGCTCAGGATAGCAGCGAGGACGAGAGCTACAGGGGACCACCATCGACAACCGGTAGGCCGATCCCGGAAAGACCGGAACGCGTGCCCACCGTCGACCTTAGCCCGTCACCGTCGGAACGTGGCCGGAACGACGACGGCAGCGATCGACTCACGTCGCCGCCGACACCTCTCTCGATCTCAAGGGCCGGAAGCAGAGACGAGGACAGTACCCGGGACTCGAGGATCGATCGTAGCAGCAGGGAACGAGAGGTTCACAACGGTGGACAGGAAGACCGCGATAGAAAGACTCTGACCATTCAGCAGccgcaacagcagcagcagctgAATCACTACCCGGACTTACACAATCTCTACGCCGTATCAACTGAGAAAAAAAGTGCCTGTGATAGTAAGCTTATAGTAGATCATTCGAGCCAGAAGActcaacagcagcagcagcagcaaccgcagcaacaacaacagcagcagccaCAACAGCAGCAAAAGGAATACGATGCGGTGAGCGGACTGGTTGTGCAACTGCAGCGGGGCTACAACATCGGGAACAGCAGGTCCGGCGAGCAGACCAACAGCCAGCAATCGACGGAGCAACGTGGATCCGTTATCAGCATGGAAGACTCCGTTGAGCAGTAG